Proteins co-encoded in one Sus scrofa isolate TJ Tabasco breed Duroc chromosome 14, Sscrofa11.1, whole genome shotgun sequence genomic window:
- the LOC110256857 gene encoding cytochrome P450 2C9-like, which translates to MDLAVALVLGLFYLLLLPLWNQSSGKGKLPPGPTSLPILGNILQLDVKAISKYLSNLSKAYGPAYTLYFGMKPVVVFCGYEAVKEALIHLGEEFSGRSSYPMNEKSRRGLGIMFSNGKRWKQIWRFSLMMLWNLGMGKRSIEDRVQEEALCLVEELRRTNGG; encoded by the exons ATGGAtctggctgtggccctggtgctTGGTCTTTTCTATCTGCTTCTTCTGCCACTCTGGAATCAGAGCTCTGGGAAAGGGAAGCTCCCACCTGGCCCCACCTCTCTCCCAATTCTTGGAAATATCCTACAGTTAGATGTTAAGGCCATCAGCAAATACTTAAGCAAT CTCTCAAAAGCCTATGGCCCCGCGTACACTCTGTATTTTGGCATGAAGCCAGTGGTGGTGTTCTGTGGATATGAAGCAGTGAAAGAAGCCCTGATTCATCTTGGAGAGGAGTTTTCTGGAAGATCCAGTTACCCAATGAATGAAAAATCTAGGAGAGGCCTTG GAATCATGTTTAGCAATGGAAAGAGATGGAAGCAGATCTGGCGCTTCTCCCTCATGATGCTGTGGAACttggggatggggaagaggagcATTGAGGACAGAGTTCAAGAGGAAGCCCTCTGCCTTGTGGAGGAGTTGAGAAGAACCAATGGTGGGTGA